CGTTCATCGACCGTGTCACTTCCCCGATtcccttttatttattttagaatttgtGGTTGTTATGTGCTTTTCCCCACCCCTTTTACTGTGTTGCATTTGgaatttcattatatatgtTGTGATTTAATTTGGTATTTTTTGGAGATACTTCATTTTTTggagttttgaaaattttggcgATTTGGGTCACATATTTGGcctttttcaaattttgtgaaatatattttttggattttttacaCTGCAATGTTGTTGAAAGTGTTGGGATTGTTATACAGGCTGAACAAAACAGGTGGGAATGTGCAGGAACAGACTGCATATTTCCAAATTTCTTTCTGGAAGTTCCGCGGAAAATAACCGCGGAACGTGTGTTTTTTTTCCAGACGTTCCGCGGTTATTTTCCGCGGAACTTCcagaaagaaattttttttttgtagctTCCTTTTAACTGCCAAGACTGTTTTAAGACAGCATATGGGGGTCCTTAAGTGTGTTATGACTTATAAAGTATGATACAAGTATATTTGGATACTCAAAACCAATTTATTTGAAAATGCCCATTACCGCCATTTTTCCGAACTTTGCATTAAAGTTGCCGCTACTAGCCACATtcaactattttaaaaaaattagagtgGACTAGAATCATCATAATTGAGGTAGTCCGAACACCCACTGTAATTTTAACATAACTACCAATGAGAAAATAATTAGTGCATAATATTGTCATTTTAATGTCAATAATACATCGAATGGTGTGTAGTAAAGTACGTTTACaccaaaatacatataaaacctaAATTCAACATGATTCAGGTACGTCGGAAGCTAACTAACTAAAAATCGCTAAAATGTTGGAGAAGCCACCCGATAATCGGTGCGTGGAAGTTCCGGGCGGTGCATCAGCTCTAACGAAGCATGCCACCCAATACAGCACGACAACACAACCTTCACGGAGCACACCATCAGTCACATTGGCATGAGTATTGTGGTCATTCCATATTGTGACACGAATGCTACTAGACCCATCATAGAGACGAAATGTTGCAAATGGTGCTTTGCCGGTAATCCATTTCCCCGTATCATCaccatctagatgggacacccaaCCCTTCACATATTCAATACGCATTTGGTCACGCATGCAACCCGCGCGAGGCCTCAATTTGTGAATGTCGGCTATCCTATCACACTCAACAATCCAACCACCATCCCACGGGGAGACTTTGTTTGGGCCACCGGGGTACTCCTGACCCAAGTTCAAAATTGGGAGAAAATATGGGGTCAAGTTGTACGCCACCCTTTCGAACATGTTATCGCTTGCACACCACTGACATGCTTCAGTCCAACATCTTGACCGGTAGGCCTCTTCGTCAGCTGGGTACAACGCATTGTCTTCTTCTTCCACTAGGGGAGGTGGTTCGTACATTTCTGCTAATTCGTCAAGATGACGCCATGCTTCCTCCAACTCACTAAAGGTAGGTGAATCTACCATTTCATCCGAGTCCGAGAATGAATTGCTTACGTGTGACACTGAGTCATTATCCGAAGCGTCGGTCATTTTACCTACAAATTCAACAATGAACAAGTTAGTTACTACGAAGAACATATAAAgcacaaataaaacataagGGATTTGTAATTACAATTGGGCAGTTGAAGCTTTAGTTAAAgtatcttgtttttttttcgGACACGTTCTAACATCATGTCCTAACATTGTGCAATAGCGGCATTTTCTTTTTGCTTTTGTAAGTTCCTCAAGTGGACTTTTATGACGGTGCTCTTTTTTCCGCCCCTTCGTTTTCGACACCAAGGGGTCAAGGATATTCTCATGCAACTTTTCACCGCTTCCTTGTGTTGTTTGTGTATTGAATTCACCTCCTTCACGTTCTACCCCGTCAACGGGCATTTTCTCAATAATCTCCGTCTCTCGATTAATAACCCCAACGGCATATTCATACCGCTCTTTCGACGCGGAGCAACTATGACTAAAAGCCATGGTAAGTAAGGTCATGTGGTTAAATCTTTCCGTGGGAGTCAACTCATGAGATGGTGATTCAACTTCGGATGTTTGATATGGCAACACGCCATCAACTCTATTGGCATCCTTTGTCCAACGCCGTTTCACAAAATGTTCCGGTAGTTCCGCCACACACCTCTTCGTCAACACGGCAATAATGTGACGGCATGGCATGCCAACATGGTCATACATTCTACAAATGCATGAACCCCGTAATGACACCTTGTTGAATGATACAAGATACATGGTTCTCTGAGATGCACCCGTCAACGGTCTATAACATTTGTAGAATGTGTCTTCAACATCTTCCAAAGACCGATCTCTATCTTTCTCCACGAAGTACTTATTTGCTTCAACCAATTGTTCTTGAAATCTTCGAAACATTTCTTTGGTATAAATGGAAGCCGCGTGGTGCTCCAAGGCGGTTTTCATTTGCATGCAACGACTTCTATGATACGTATTGTAATCCTCATCTTTCTCACGCATAAATTGCCTCTCCAAAGCTTTTTGTGCACCCTCAACAAAATCCTTCAAACCGGTGCAAGAACCAACATAGGCATCAAAATAGGCATTCATTCCTTCACTTCTTGATGTGGTTTTCTGACCCGCAGAAAAAGTGTTTCTTGTGTAAGACTCCACCCACTTATGCTTCAAAGCATATAACCCTTGAAGCCATGTATTGCCTTCCAAATTGTATTTCAAAATCAAAGCCTTCCACCGATCCTCAAACACATCTTCAGTCAAAGAGTGATAGatgcaattgttgaaatcaaatttaaaccctTCCTTTGAGTAATAATTTGCAAGTTTCTCGGGGAATTTGTTGCTAATGTGCCATGAGCATAACAAATGTGAGGTATTCGGTAGTTGTGATTCAATAGCCGCGGCCATGGCTTGATCTTGATCGGTTATGATAGCTAGGGGTTCTTTGCCTTCCATCGCCTCTAGCCAAGTACTCAAAACCCACTCAAAAGTTGTCTTCAATTCATCCCGCACGAGTGCAAAACCAAAAACTATTGATTGATAGTGATGATTGACTCCGGTGAAAGGCACAAACGGCATAGCATATCTATTAGTTCGATATGTTGTGTCAAACGCAACCACATCACCAAAATTTCGATAGGCCATCATAGAGCGGGGATCGACCCATACAAGACACTTCAATCTTTGTTGTTCATCAAGGAGAGTCTTGATAAAAAACTTACCGCCACTCTCTTCTTTCAAACGATACAACAAATCCAAACCGGCTTGAGCATCGTTTACTCCCATGTTGTCCTTTCTAAAATCGCGCACGACATTTCTTAAATGTTGGCTattaaaaccaacttgttccGCTCCCCCATGCATTTGACCAAAAATATTCATTTGTTGTCTTGGTGGGACACCCGAAGCATGTAAGGTCTTGATTAAATTTCTTTGAGCCGCGGTCACATGTCTCTCCCGTCTTATCAAACTCATCTTGGAAGGAGTAACGACTTCGTGATTGTGTTCTAATTCCAAAGAGGTTATCTCCCAATGAGTTGATTTTTTCTTGTTAACCACGTACATTCTAACTTTGCAACCACTTCTAGGCAGCACATCTCTACGCCGTTTGCCCTTAACACTTCCAACACTACCAATCAATATTTCTTCTTCCTCAACGGGGTTTTTCCCGCGATTTTCCCCCGCTAAATTACAGACGTACATTCGACCATATATGGATTTATCCTTCACTCGCCTCTGCGTGTTTTGTATCTTAATTGCAAAACCATGGTTTAAAGCATACGCCCTAAATAAATTTTCCGCCCTTTGTAAATTAGCAAATTTTTGATTCAAGCAAGGGATACTAATAGGCTCATCTTCATCCACAATATTATCACTACTATCATGCAAATTATCACTACTTTCATGCATACTACCTCTATTTTCATGCATAATTTCATCTTCATCTAATTGCTCACTACAAAAAAACTCCTCACCATCACTATCAACATTAACATAATCAATATTATCTCTATCATTACCACATTTACCATCATCATCATGTACATCAacataatcatttttttttaaactttttctaCCTTCAAATCTTGCAAACATCTTATCCATTACAACACAACAAAATAACAACGATCCAACTACAAATGGAGCTTACCCAAGGGATGGATGGGTCTTGGAAGAGAGAAATCAAGAAACTCTGCTGCTGAAAATGCTGAAATGGGGATTTTTTGGGATTGAACTCTTGGATGATCACATTTAGGTTAGTGATCATACACAAAACCCGTCTGAAAGTTCCGCGGATATTAACCGCGGAACGCATAAAAAACTCCCTCCGTTCCGCGGAAAAAATACGCGGATCGCCTGTTGTAAACACCCCTTCCGCGGAAAAAAAGCGCGGAACGCTAAAAATTTTTCCTTTtgccccagccgttggatcaacgatccaacggctggggagTGATGTGTTGGATAACTGTTCCCTGACACAcagttgtcagggaacaggacccttcATACAAATACAGTCTATGATACGGCTGTCACAATCCCaaacaaattaattatagaAGAAGCTGAATTCGATGTACTAGATTCCGATGAACTAAGAATACTCAAATGTATCAGATCAGTAAATCAGTTGTGAACAGAATGACCTATGCCAGGAGAGTGTCCCGGGCTCGTAGGACGAAAATCGTTCACGAAATCCATCTTACTGTCAATCTCTTCGTTGACAGTGTAGCTGCTCTTAGCACGGTGATGATGGTGGTGACGACGATTATGCCTAGAGCATTTCCTGCAATCTTTCGCCTTCAAGTCCCTAGCCTCGACACATATTATTAGTTCATTGCTCACTATCAGCACCAAAAGTAACACACTCAGATTAATCTTAAACCCCATatatgtaaaaatgattttatctGAGGTTTATTACGAGGTTTAGTATGAGGTCTAGATGGAAGAAAGTGAAGGTAAGTTTGATAATCAGAGAAGATGCAACTGTAGTATTTATAGTAAAAAGGAGCATGTGAGCGTCCAGACTAGTGGGAGTAAAGATTCGAAAATTCGAAAGAGTGGTGCATAAAAAAAAATGGGAGAAAAATGGAAGATGCAAGGAGATATTagtagaaaagaaagaaagtagAATTGGATGGTTTGTCTTGAGAGTTTGAGGGGAAGCTGAGATGATTTATAAGAACCATCTATCTATATCCTCTTTTATATATCCTTGTCAATATTCTCACACTCTTCCCTCATGGTCCTGCCTGCTTCTCCCAAGTATCCACATTTCCTTTTTTTCGGGCTCGTAATTCCAATGGTTGCCATGCGTTTCGTTTATGCCTATCGCAGCCATCTTCTTGACAGATTATTGTACGGCCCTTGTGTTGATTCCCCATCTATCATGTAGTGTTTGTTCCCTGGTTTGATTTGTTTTGCTGGACTCCAATATCATCAACTATTTTTCTCTACGCAACCATGCATCTTGCACAACCGGACATTCGGTTTCCCTTTTCGTTTGGTTTCGCAAAGCCTGTCTTTCTACTTGCTGCGCTAAGTTCGCTTTGCTGGATTTAGGCTATTGCTTTCTAACTTCTAGCCTTGCTAATTTCCCAGTTTTATTTAGAAGATTCATTTTGTACACATTTCCAGAGTTTCAAGACTCCCTCACCGTCCTTTTAATTGTCCTCAGTCTGTTCTCTTGTCTAGCTGAACATGAGTTTATTAGATCTGTAATCTATTCATCACCGAAAAGAACTAAGAAGTCTGTTGTATACCTCAGGAGGCAGTatagttccacaacttatttttaagattcctttttcttaaataaaaatttaactattaaatttttatttaggaaaagaatctgaaaaataagatatatagaactatatttttaaaatgcatGTCAAATAGtgaacatataaaattaaagaagacggatgaaatattttaaatatctgaAAACATAGTACTGGTATATATTTACGCGGAACATTGACAGG
This genomic window from Daucus carota subsp. sativus chromosome 7, DH1 v3.0, whole genome shotgun sequence contains:
- the LOC108194973 gene encoding protein FAR1-RELATED SEQUENCE 5-like; this translates as MDKMFARFEGRKSLKKNDYVDVHDDDGKCGNDRDNIDYVNVDSDGEEFFCSEQLDEDEIMHENRGSMHESSDNLHDSSDNIVDEDEPISIPCLNQKFANLQRAENLFRAYALNHGFAIKIQNTQRRVKDKSIYGRMYVCNLAGENRGKNPVEEEEILIGSVGSVKGKRRRDVLPRSGCKVRMYVVNKKKSTHWEITSLELEHNHEVVTPSKMSLIRRERHVTAAQRNLIKTLHASGVPPRQQMNIFGQMHGGAEQVGFNSQHLRNVVRDFRKDNMGVNDAQAGLDLLYRLKEESGGKFFIKTLLDEQQRLKCLVWVDPRSMMAYRNFGDVVAFDTTYRTNRYAMPFVPFTGVNHHYQSIVFGFALVRDELKTTFEWVLSTWLEAMEGKEPLAIITDQDQAMAAAIESQLPNTSHLLCSWHISNKFPEKLANYYSKEGFKFDFNNCIYHSLTEDVFEDRWKALILKYNLEGNTWLQGLYALKHKWVESYTRNTFSAGQKTTSRSEGMNAYFDAYVGSCTGLKDFVEGAQKALERQFMREKDEDYNTYHRSRCMQMKTALEHHAASIYTKEMFRRFQEQLVEANKYFVEKDRDRSLEDVEDTFYKCYRPLTGASQRTMYLVSFNKVSLRGSCICRMYDHVGMPCRHIIAVLTKRCVAELPEHFVKRRWTKDANRVDGVLPYQTSEVESPSHELTPTERFNHMTLLTMAFSHSCSASKERYEYAVGVINRETEIIEKMPVDGVEREGGKMTDASDNDSVSHVSNSFSDSDEMVDSPTFSELEEAWRHLDELAEMYEPPPLVEEEDNALYPADEEAYRSRCWTEACQWCASDNMFERVAYNLTPYFLPILNLGQEYPGGPNKVSPWDGGWIVECDRIADIHKLRPRAGCMRDQMRIEYVKGWVSHLDGDDTGKWITGKAPFATFRLYDGSSSIRVTIWNDHNTHANVTDGVLREGCVVVLYWVACFVRADAPPGTSTHRLSGGFSNILAIFS